The nucleotide window ATGGCACGAACGCGGGCAACAAGGAGGTCTTCCTGACGCCGGGGCTGGTGTTCGGGCGCTTCCCCATCCATAACCGGTTGGGGTTCACCTTCGGCGGAGGCGTGCAGATCGCGGCCACCCGATTCCACCGGTTCAATCACAACGGCATCCTGACGCTGCGGATGCCGTTCTAACGGTTGTGCAGGAGGGCGCGCGGGTGTACAAAACGAGCGAAGCCATGAGTCCGCAAAAACTGTTCACGCCACGGGACGCCGCCAAGGTGATGGGGATCAGCTATCCCACGCTGAAGCAGTGGATCTATAAGAAGCAGCTCAAGTCGGTGAAGACGCCGGGCGGGCACCACCGCATCCCGGAGACCGAGGTGGACAAGTTCCTGGGACACGTCTCGGAGCGGGTGAGACCGGAGAAGCGGCGGGCCAATTTCCGGCGCATGAGCGGGCGGAACCAGCTCATCGGGCGGGTCACGAGCGTCAAAGTGGACGGACTGATCGCGCAGGTGACGCTGTCGATCGGCGACCAGCACATCACCTCCATCATCACCGCGGACGCGGTGCGGGAGATGCGGCTGAAGGTAGGGCAGACCGCGGCGGCGATGATCAAATCCACGGAAGTGATGATCGTGCTGCCGTAGGGATCGCACTCACCCGCCCTGTCGCGCCAAGAGCGGGCGCGACAAGGACGGGGCACCCTCGAATGTATTTGTGCAGTGAATGACCAGTCAGAACGGAAAGGCTGGGCCAACCTCCTTGTGTTCTACATAACCCCGTTCTGATCGTTCCAAGTGCTGCGCCCGCAGGTGGTCAATTCTGACCAGACGTGAGTATCGCGACAATGGATACTTCTTGCTCATGTGCAAACGTTTGCAGCTTTTGCGTATTCGGCGCATGCGGATGAAATTAACAAGTTCTTTGTTTTCAGTTGTTTGAATAATTTCAAGGTTTGGCCGTAAAGGTGCTCAACC belongs to Terriglobia bacterium and includes:
- a CDS encoding helix-turn-helix transcriptional regulator, whose translation is MSPQKLFTPRDAAKVMGISYPTLKQWIYKKQLKSVKTPGGHHRIPETEVDKFLGHVSERVRPEKRRANFRRMSGRNQLIGRVTSVKVDGLIAQVTLSIGDQHITSIITADAVREMRLKVGQTAAAMIKSTEVMIVLP